The following proteins are encoded in a genomic region of Sander lucioperca isolate FBNREF2018 chromosome 23, SLUC_FBN_1.2, whole genome shotgun sequence:
- the LOC116063698 gene encoding uncharacterized protein LOC116063698 — protein MALNKIFRSMEDLQLSEEVTKSCNEVQAAGEASLIPMTLPDTQSTPPPTYAIIFDNLDFFIRTHHQSTIHNNQSIHWIHHIAVQDRIPTYHLNNKPIQDLLEYNLGKSLPGLVTQTYMRREFIVIGSRMLTKYFSVLKPFSDIVVHHIPHDYTGEMAQRSIDYPLGLLFKDENKTADLMDVLRHLQNGMCRMAQMASPIF, from the exons ATGGCACTCAACAAGATCTTTCGTAGCATGGAAGACCTTCAGTTATCAG AGGAGGTGACTAAAAGCTGCAATGAGGTCCAGGCTGCTGGAGAAGCATCTTTGATACCAATGACTCTGCCAGACACACAGTCAACTCCACCACCTACATATGCAATCATATTTGATAATCTGGACTTCTTCATCCGCACTCACCACCAGTCCACCATCCACAATAATCAAAGCATACATTGGATACATCACATTGCCGTACAAGACAGGATCCCCACATACCACCTCAATAACAAACCGATTCAAGACCTCTTGGAGTATAACCTTGGGAAATCTCTTCCTGGACTTGTAACTCAGACATACATGCGACGAGAGTTCATTGTCATTGGGAGCAGAATGTTAACAAAGTACTTCTCAGTGTTGAAACCATTCTCGGACATTGTGGTGCATCACATTCCCCATGACTACACTGGTGAAATGGCACAACGCTCCATAGAT tacCCCTTGGGACTTCTCTTCAAGGATGAGAACAAAACTGCGGACCTCATGGATGTACTTCGCCACCTTCAGAATG GTATGTGCCGAATGGCCCAGATGGCATCTCCAATCTTTTAG